CTATCAAATCATCTCCATGGGCTATGAAAATATGGCAGTCAAAGAGGGTAAGAGAAGCGCGCAAATGCTTGGAGATTCTATATTTCAAACCGTGCGTATGAGTATGAATATGGGCGTGCGTGAGATGATTGATGCGGGACTAGCTGATGCGAGCAAGATAGCAGGTGTATTAAAACTAGAAATCCACAAATCACAAAGTGTCATTGATTTATTTAGTATGCCAGATAAAGTAAGTCAAAGACCAGAAATACAGCAGATTTTTAATGATAAACAATCCCAACTCACAGAACTTCATGACAAAGATGGGCATAGCGTGCTTTTCCGCAAGCCCTTAATTGCTGATGAAAGCTGTATGGCGTGTCATCAAGATGGTAAAGTAAAAGTAGGAGACGCACTAGGCGTGCTAGAGCTGCAAATTTCTACAGAAGGATTTTATGAGCAGATTAATCAAAGCGAGGATTATTTGCTTTTAACGATGCTAATAGCGGGGATTTTGGCACTCTTAGGACTTTATATCTTTTTTGAAAAAGAGCTAGTAAAGCCGCTTAATCGCCTGCGTAATATGGCTCGAGACCTAACAGAGGGCGGCAGTGGGGATTTAACAAAGCGCATTGCAATTAAAAGCAATGATGAAGTGGGCATTACCTCAAATTATGTTAATCAATTTATCCAAACTATCCAAGAAACCATTATCACAAGCAAACGCGTGAGTGAGGAGAATACGCACACTTGCACAGGATTATTAGATATGTCAAATGTGCTTTCAAAAAATTCTGATGAGCAATTTGAGCTAGTTGATAGAGTAAATCTACTCGCGCAAGATGTGAGTAAAAATCTTGATACCGCAGAGCAAACAGCAAATGCGACTACAAATGACATAGAGCAGACAGAAACCACACTTGATGAGTTTGTAAAAAACCTTAAAGATTCAATAGCACTCATCACCGCTTCTGCGCAAAAAGAACAGGATATTTTAGAGCATGTGGGCGAGCTTACCGAGCATGCCGAGCAGATTAAATCTGTGCTGTCCATTATTAGCGACATTGCCGACCAGACAAATTTGCTAGCGCTCAATGCCGCCATTGAAGCTGCGCGCGCAGGCGAGCATGGGCGTGGCTTTGCCGTGGTGGCAGATGAGGTGCGAAAGTTAGCTGAACGCACGCAAAAAAGCCTCAACGAAATTGCTGCAAATGTCAATCTTGTAACACAAAGCATTGAGGATATGGGCAGCACGATTAAAGATACTGCCCAAGAAATGGTGCATATTACCGAAAAAACCACGCCGCTCATTGATGAGGCGCATAATACGCATGATAAACTCACACTTACAAAGCAAAATTCTATTCAGCTCAAACAAATTAGCACTTCCATAGCCCAAAGCACCAAAGAGCTAGCGCAGATGATGAATGATATTGCCAAATCCTCGCAATCAACGCAAAGTGTTGGGCATAAGATTCAACAAGCGGTGAATAATATGTCGCAAAAAGCCCAAGAGCTTGATAATGCCATTACGAAATTTAAGACCTAAAAGGCGTTATAGTGCGACTTTTAGAGCGGAGTTTGGGGAGATTGATAGAGCCATTGCGTGGATAGAATCTCACTTCACGCCTACATTGCACGATAGAGTGGGGATTATTGCCTTTGAGGCTTTAAGCAACATTATTGAGCATAATTTTATGCGTATGACTAAAATGCAGCTTTACTCAAACACGCATACACATCGCACAAATATAGAATCTAGCGCAAAATTTAATATAAAATCCCACTCTAAGCGCGCGCAGAGGCATAGCATCACTTGTCATCTACATCTGTGCGCAAAAAGGGCGTATATAAGCTTTGTCTATCCTTTTAAGCCCTGCTATCATTACTCGCCCTATGTGCCTATGCTAGGTGGGCGAGGTAAAACTATTATAAGCCTTATGGGCGCAAACACACATCACTCTATAAAGCCTAGAAGCAAAAAAGCCTCGCTCATACTGCAAATCCCTATGCGAGGCTAGATTCTATCATACCACGCTGCTACCTTTTACAAAGCGAGTTTGGCTAGATTCTATAGCGTAAGAATTTTGTTATATAATGATTACTTTATTTTTTCTTAAGGATTGAAATGGCGCTTAATATTGAAACGATTAATGATTTACAAATGGTGCGCAGCACGGGAAAACTAAAGACTTATGATTCATTTTTAAGCTTTAAACTTGAGCTTGAGAACCTCCTGCCACAGATTCTATCCAGTGCCGATAGCGTGCTTAGAATCTACTTTGTGCAAGCCTATCCTATCAATTCGTATGTGCTAGGTTTTTTGTTTAAGCTAAGAAGCGTGGATAAAATTAAAATAGAAATTGTCGTTGATGACTTGCGTTTGTTTATGTTTTTTGAGGAAATTGATATGGTTGATGAATTTAAAATTAAGATTATGGAGGCTTAAATGGAGGGTTATAGCGTATGGAATAGAATCTATGATTACATTGACCCCATAGCCTTTAGCATATTTGGCATTAATGTGCATTGGTATGGGATTATGTATGTGAGTGCGATGATTATTGCGCTTTTAATCGCCAAAGCCTTTGTAAAATACAATAATAAACGCTTTCCTATCACGCAGGAGCTACTTGATAGCTTTTTTATTTGGGTAGAAATTGGCGTGATTTTGGGCGGGCGTATCGGCTATGTGCTGATTTATTCACCCCAGCGCCTTGAGTATCTCTCACGCCCTTGGGAGATGTTTAATCCCTATGTTGATGGCGTGTTTGTGGGCATTAGCGGGATTAGCTATCATGGTGCGGTGAGCGGCTTTGTGATAGCAGCTATTTTGTTTTGCTATATCAAAAAACAGCCATTTTGGATTTTTATGGATTTATCGGCTGTGTCTATTCCGCTAGGATATGTTTTTGGGCGTTTGGGGAATTTTTTTAACCACGAGCTTTTTGGGCGCACCATTGAGGGTGAGGGCTTTGCGCATAGTATTGGTATATTGGTTAATGGGCAGTTGCGCTACCCAAGCCAGCTTTTTGAGGCTTTTAGCGAGGGGATAGTGGTCTTTATCATTCTTATGTGTCTTATGCGCTACGCTAAGCGTGCAGGAAGCCTGCTTGTAGCCTATGGCTTTTTATATGCTTTGGCACGCTTTATTTGTGAGTATTTTAGGGAAGCTGATGTGCAGATGGGCTATTTTAGCTTTGGATTATCAATGGGGCAAATCTTAAGCCTTGTGATGATGGGCATAAGTGTGCTTTTATTTATACTCATTAGATGCCAAAAGCCCTGCATTATAGAATCTAACCCAGATTCTATAATCAAACAATCCCGCCCAAAGCCCGCGCGCAAATCTCACAGAGCAAGGAGAAAATGATGAGCCTTACAAGAGCCTATATATTTTTAACATTTGCCATTTTAACAGAAGTGCTAGCCACAAGCTTTATGAAAGCAAGCAGCGGAGGGGATAAAATCTTTGGTCTTATGTGTATGTATGCCTTGCTAGTGGTGTCTTATTATTTTATGGCAATTTCGCTAAAGAGGCTTTCAATCAGCGTGGCATACGCCATTTGGGAAGTACTAGGTATGCTCTGTGTGGTGGGCATTGGCGTATTTTACTTTGGCGAAAGCCTCTCCATTCAAGAGCAGCTAGGCATTGTGCTATCACTTTGTGGCATTATGCTCATTAATGTCGCAGAGCTTAAAAACCACTCCAAAGACACAAAGGCATAAAGTGGATTGGCTCACACAATGGCTACGCGCAGACTGGCTTTATAGTAAGGAGGCAGCACTCTTTTTTATCCTTCTTGCTGCGCTACTTGATATTGTGGCAAATTTATTACTAAAAAAATCAAATAGCTTTACGCATAAAGGCTACGCGCTTGCATGCGTGGTAATGGTATGGATAGCCTTTAGCGCGCTAGCTTTAGCCCTACACGCACTGCCATTAAGTGTGGCGTATGCTACTTGGGGCGCGGTGGGGATTATTGGCACGACACTTGGCGGCTATATTTTATTTAAGGAAAATCTAGGGATTTTGGGCTACATCGGCATTGCTATGGTCGTCTGCGCAGTTATTTTGCTGAATTGGTAGATACGCTTTAAGCTCGCTTTAGGAGCAATGAGCGAGTTTTAGGGCAAATCCCGCACGGCAAAAAGTATAGAAAGTAAATTATTGTTGAATAATGCAATGTATAATGGCACATTTTAGATTCTGCTACCAATGCTTTAGCAAGCCTACAAGACCTCCGATTGTCCCTATCTGTAGGGCTTCTGCTTGGGGAGGGTGGCAGGATTTAAACTAATTTTAAGAATAAGGAGTTGTTATGGCTAAATACTTAGAATTGAGCAATGATAATTTTGATGCTGAAATTGCTAGCGGTGTGGCGTTGGTGGATTTTTGGGCGCCTTGGTGTAATCCTTGCAAAATGCTTTCTCCAGTAATCGATAAGCTTGCAGAGGAGTATCAAGGCAAAGCAAAAATTTGCAAAGTCAATGTCGATAATGAGGGCGAAATCTCAAAGCGATTTGGTATTAGAAATATCCCCACTATCCTTTTTATGAAAGATGGTGAGATTAAAGACCAAGTAACAGGTGCATTGCCAGAGCAGGCTATCCGCCAAAAGCTTGATGCCATTTTATAAATCTTTCTGCCTTGCGTGTGCGGGGCAGATTCTATAAAAAAATAGATTCTATAAATTTTATGCTATTACTTCTCTCCTCCACTTTTAGGCGTATTTCTGCATTTTTTAAGCACACCACTTTTAACTATCATTTTGTTATTTTCCTTAGCAGCCTTTATATTATCTTTGCATTTAATCACACATTTTTTACGACCTTTAATGCGCAGGCTGTGCAAGTGGGCTTTGCTTACCTTGTAGGGCTAGGCTGGGCGATACATACATTTATCATCGCACTAGCTCTTGAGATATTGAGCCTACGCATAAGCGTTAAATTCGTGATTGGTGCGGTATTTCTTGTATGCAGCGTGTGTGGATTCTATATGGATTCTATGGGTGTTGTCATAGATGAGGATATTATACAAAGTGTGTTTGAAACGCACACTAATGAGGCTTTAGAGATGATAGGCTTTGGGCTTGTAGGCTATGTGCTAGGGTTTGGAGTGCTACCCTGCGCGCTACTTAGCGTGATAAAGCTTACAAAGCCTCCTTTGATTAGGGCTTTTCGCCAAAAAATTATAGCCCTTGTGCTTTTAGGCGCACTTGTGGGTGCTAGCTATGTCCTTTATGGCAAAGATATTACCTTTGTGTTTAAGACGCAAAAAAGCCTCTCAAATATGCCAAATCCCATAGCGCCCATTCGCTCACTTATCCTGTATGTGCAGCATTCAAAGGAGAGGCATTTTACCCATACACTCATTGCCCAAGATGCACATCTCTCTTATAATGCGCAGCCCCAAATTGTGCTATTTGTGATTGGAGAAAGCGCAAGGAGTGCAAATTTCTCGCTAAATGGCTACACTAGAGACACTAATGCTTACACAAAATATTTAGATGTAATAAGCTTTAAGGAATTTTATTCTTGCGGCGTGATTACTGCCATTTCTGTGCCATGTATGCTCACACATTACACGCGTGAGAGCTACACACACCGCAATCTTTCGCTTTATGTGAATAATATTTTAGATATCGCCCAAAGTGTGGGCTATGATGTGTGGTATTTGGGTAATAACGGCGGGAAGTGCGTAGGGGGCTGCGATAGAAATATTACTCATAAGATTTTATATCCTGCTGATAGCCTTGATGGCGCAATGCTCCCTGATATTGAGCGCATTATTCACGATGCCTCTAGAAATAAGCGCCCTACTTTTGTAGTTATTCACGAATATGGCAGCCATGGGGCATTATATGCTAATCGCTATCCTTTAGCATTTGAAATATTTACCCCTGTGTGCCGACAAAAAGAACTATCCAAATGCACGTTGGAGGAAATTACTAACGCTTATGATAATTCGCTTGTGTATGGGGATTATGTCTTATCTCAAATGATAGAATCTTTGCAAAAGGCAAATATGCGCTCAATGCTATGGTATGTAAGCGACCATGGCGAGAGTTTAGGCGAGCTAGGGCAGTATATGCATGGAGGGCTAGGCTATGTGCTTGCGCCCACGCACCAAAAGCATATTCCCTCAATTATGTGGTTTAGCCCCCAATGGGAACAAGAGCCGCGCACAGCACGCGCTAATATCGAGCATGAGTTTAGCCATGATTATGTGTTCCATACCTTACTTCATTTGCTAGGCATTCAAACACAGGCTTATGATAGCCAACTTGATATATTAAGATAGAATCTAGATTCTATAAATCCGCGCTGTTGCTTTTTTTAACAAAAAGCCGCGCGCATCTTGCAAATGCAAGCAAAGCTCACATTTGCGCCTAAAGTATAAAGTTATAATCTGCTTACGCAGCTTATCAACTTGTTTTTTAAGGTTAGATTCTATAAATCCGGCTATATATAAAAATATATTAGATTCTCAAAATATTTAAGTATTTTATAACTTTTAGTAACTTTTGTTTAATGAAACTTTACTTTTCTATAAAATTTCACATTGCTTTTTGAGCAAATTCTCAAAATTTATGTAAAATTGCACACGCTTAAACAAAAAGACAACAAAGGAAAAATTATGAATATAAATATAGAGGGTGCGCATGAAGAGTTGTTTCGCAAAGCCACACAAAGGCTAGATGAGCTAGAGAAGCTCCCCGCACACAACGCAAACAAAAATCTTTTTGAGGCATTAGAATCTAAGGGCTTTTCGCGCCGTGACTTTATGAAATGGTCGGGTATGATGACTACTGCCCTAGCCTTGCCGGCAACTTTTGCTCCGCTTACTGCGCGTGCTGCTGAAGTAGCAAACCGCTTGCCAGTGGTGTGGTTACACATGGCGGAATGCACAGGCTGTAGCGAGAGTTTGTTGCGCAGTGACGCGCCTAGCATAGATTCTCTTATCTTTGATTATATTAGCCTTGAATACCATGAAACCGTTATGGCTGCATCAGGCTGGCAAGCTGAACACAACCTTGATAGCGCCATTGAAAAATACGCAGGCGAATATATCCTTTTAGTCGAGGGCGGCATTCCTAAAGGTAGTAGCGAGTTTTATCTCACCATTGGCGGGCATGGACGCACCGGCGCTGAAGAAGCAAGGATTGCCTCAAAGCACGCAAAAGCCATTTTTGCCATTGGCACTTGCTCAAGCTTTGGCGGCATACAAGCAGCCTATCCTAACCCCACAAATGCCGTGCCTCTAAGCCAAATCACTAATCGCAATGTGATTAATGTCCCGGGCTGCCCACCGAGTGAAAAAAATATCGTAGGCAATGTGCTGCATTTTATCCTTTTTGGCTCACTTCCCACACTTGATGCCTATAATCGCCCCACATGGGCTTATGGACTAAGAATCCACGATTTATGCGAGCGTAGAGGGCGATTTGACGCGGGGCAGTTTGTGGAGCATTTTGGCGATGAAAACGCGCAAAAGGGCTATTGCCTCTATAAAGTGGGCTGCAAGGGACCCTACACTTTTAATAACTGCTCAAAACTAAGATTTAATCAACACACAAGCTGGCCTATTCAAGCAGGGCATGGCTGTATAGGCTGCAGTGAGCCAAACTTTTGGGATACGATGAATCCTTTTGAAGAACCCATTGGCAATAAACTTTTTACCACAAGCTTTAATGGAATGGGTGCAGATAAAACTGCTGATACTATCGGTGCTGTCGTGCTTGGTGCTGCGGCTGTGGGCATTGCCGCGCATGCTATTATTAGCTCTACAAAAGAAGCAAAATAAGGGGGAAATATGACAAAGCGAATTATTGTAGACCCAATTACAAGGATTGAGGGGCATTTGCGCATTGAAGTGATTGTTGATGAAAATAATGTAATTACTGATGCTTTTTCTAGCTCGACGCTGTGGCGTGGGATAGAAGTCATTGTAAAAAATCGCGACCCGCGCGATGCGGGGTTTTTGGTGCAAAGAATCTGCGGCGTTTGCACATATTCGCATTATAAAGCAGGTATTGTCGCTGTGGAGGACGCACTAGGCATTAAGCCTCCTTTAAATGCCATTCTCACGCGTACTTTAATGAATATATCGCTTTTCTTGCATGACCACGCTGTGCATTTTTATACTTTGCACGGGCTTGATTGGTGCGATATTACTTCGGCACTACAAGCAGACTGCGCTAAGGCTGCAAAACTTGCGTTTAAATATACTAAAAATCCCATTTGTGCAGGTGAGGCAGATTTAAAAGTAGTGCAAGATAAAGTGGCTACTTTTGTCAAACAAGGTGCGCTTGGACCATTTGCAAATGCGTATTGGGGAAGTAAAGCCTATCGCTTTAATGCGGAGCAAAACCTCATCGTGCTTTCGCATTATCTTAAACTGCTTGAGGTGCAGCGCACTATTGCTCAAATGATGGCTATTTTTGGTGCGAAAAACCCCCACCCACAGAGCCTAACCGTCGGTGGCGTAACTTCGATTATGGATATTTTAGACCCGAGCAGACTAGGCGAGTGGCTCACTAAATATAAAGAGGTGGCTGATTTTGTTAATCGCGCGTATTGGGCAGATATTGTCATGGCAGCAGAAGCGTATAAAAATGAAGATTCTGTATTGAAAGGCTGCGGGGTTAAAAATTTTATTAGCTTCAAAGAAATGCAAGTGGGGGTTGAAGAGTTTTTATTTAGCAGCGGCATCGTGCGCGATGGCGATTTGAGCAAGGTATATGAAATTGATGAAAGTAAAATCACAGAGGAGGCAACGCACTCTTGGTATGCCGATAATGAGCCATTGCACCCCTATGATGGTAAGACAAATCCGCAATACACAGGCTTCAAAGACGCACAAACCATTGGACCTGATGGCAAGCCTGTAGATTCTAAAATTGTTGATGAAAGCGGCAAATATTCGTGGATTAAATCTCCGCGATATGATGGCACGCCTATGGAAGTAGGACCGCTAGCAAGCGTGGTGGTGGGCTATGCGAGCGGAAATCCCTACATTGTGAAAGTAGTCAATGAATTTCTCTCACTCACAGGTTTGCCAAAAGAAGCGCTTTTTAGCACGCTTGGCAGAACTGCTGCACGCGCTATTGAATGCAAAGTCGTGGCTGATAATGGTATTAAAGCCTTTAATGCGCTTAAAGATAACATCGCCTCTGGTGATAAAAGCACCTGCGCGCCTTATAGCATTGATAAAAACAAAGAATACAAAGGACGCTTTATTGGCAATGTGCCGCGTGGTATGCTAAGCCATTGGATACGCATTAAAAATGGTGTGGTTGAAAATTATCAAGCTGTTGTACCCTCCACTTGGAATGCCGGACCACGCGATGCTAAGGGACAGAGAGGACCTTATGAGATGAGCCTTATTGGCACGCAAGTAAAAGACATCACACAGCCTTTAGAAATTATTCGCCATATTCACTCATTTGACCCTTGCATTGCGTGCGCGGTGCATGTAATGGACACAAAGGGCAATGAGCTTAGTCAATATAAAGTAGAGCCATCATTTGCTAGAATCCGCTAAAGGACATAAACTATGAATAAAGTTGAGATGTTTAAAAAAGAACTCCATATGCACGAGGAGTTTTCGGGACTCACGCGCTTATTTCATTGGCTTAGGGCGCTATGTATTTTTACACTCATTGCCACAGGATTTTATATCGCCTATC
This genomic stretch from Helicobacter jaachi harbors:
- a CDS encoding methyl-accepting chemotaxis protein, whose translation is MLQTFRSKVLFTLSIFIVIGFSILYQIISMGYENMAVKEGKRSAQMLGDSIFQTVRMSMNMGVREMIDAGLADASKIAGVLKLEIHKSQSVIDLFSMPDKVSQRPEIQQIFNDKQSQLTELHDKDGHSVLFRKPLIADESCMACHQDGKVKVGDALGVLELQISTEGFYEQINQSEDYLLLTMLIAGILALLGLYIFFEKELVKPLNRLRNMARDLTEGGSGDLTKRIAIKSNDEVGITSNYVNQFIQTIQETIITSKRVSEENTHTCTGLLDMSNVLSKNSDEQFELVDRVNLLAQDVSKNLDTAEQTANATTNDIEQTETTLDEFVKNLKDSIALITASAQKEQDILEHVGELTEHAEQIKSVLSIISDIADQTNLLALNAAIEAARAGEHGRGFAVVADEVRKLAERTQKSLNEIAANVNLVTQSIEDMGSTIKDTAQEMVHITEKTTPLIDEAHNTHDKLTLTKQNSIQLKQISTSIAQSTKELAQMMNDIAKSSQSTQSVGHKIQQAVNNMSQKAQELDNAITKFKT
- the lgt gene encoding prolipoprotein diacylglyceryl transferase, with the translated sequence MEGYSVWNRIYDYIDPIAFSIFGINVHWYGIMYVSAMIIALLIAKAFVKYNNKRFPITQELLDSFFIWVEIGVILGGRIGYVLIYSPQRLEYLSRPWEMFNPYVDGVFVGISGISYHGAVSGFVIAAILFCYIKKQPFWIFMDLSAVSIPLGYVFGRLGNFFNHELFGRTIEGEGFAHSIGILVNGQLRYPSQLFEAFSEGIVVFIILMCLMRYAKRAGSLLVAYGFLYALARFICEYFREADVQMGYFSFGLSMGQILSLVMMGISVLLFILIRCQKPCIIESNPDSIIKQSRPKPARKSHRARRK
- a CDS encoding DMT family transporter yields the protein MSLTRAYIFLTFAILTEVLATSFMKASSGGDKIFGLMCMYALLVVSYYFMAISLKRLSISVAYAIWEVLGMLCVVGIGVFYFGESLSIQEQLGIVLSLCGIMLINVAELKNHSKDTKA
- a CDS encoding DMT family transporter, translating into MLLAALLDIVANLLLKKSNSFTHKGYALACVVMVWIAFSALALALHALPLSVAYATWGAVGIIGTTLGGYILFKENLGILGYIGIAMVVCAVILLNW
- the trxA gene encoding thioredoxin, whose translation is MAKYLELSNDNFDAEIASGVALVDFWAPWCNPCKMLSPVIDKLAEEYQGKAKICKVNVDNEGEISKRFGIRNIPTILFMKDGEIKDQVTGALPEQAIRQKLDAIL
- a CDS encoding phosphoethanolamine transferase; this encodes MLLLLSSTFRRISAFFKHTTFNYHFVIFLSSLYIIFAFNHTFFTTFNAQAVQVGFAYLVGLGWAIHTFIIALALEILSLRISVKFVIGAVFLVCSVCGFYMDSMGVVIDEDIIQSVFETHTNEALEMIGFGLVGYVLGFGVLPCALLSVIKLTKPPLIRAFRQKIIALVLLGALVGASYVLYGKDITFVFKTQKSLSNMPNPIAPIRSLILYVQHSKERHFTHTLIAQDAHLSYNAQPQIVLFVIGESARSANFSLNGYTRDTNAYTKYLDVISFKEFYSCGVITAISVPCMLTHYTRESYTHRNLSLYVNNILDIAQSVGYDVWYLGNNGGKCVGGCDRNITHKILYPADSLDGAMLPDIERIIHDASRNKRPTFVVIHEYGSHGALYANRYPLAFEIFTPVCRQKELSKCTLEEITNAYDNSLVYGDYVLSQMIESLQKANMRSMLWYVSDHGESLGELGQYMHGGLGYVLAPTHQKHIPSIMWFSPQWEQEPRTARANIEHEFSHDYVFHTLLHLLGIQTQAYDSQLDILR
- a CDS encoding hydrogenase small subunit, producing MNINIEGAHEELFRKATQRLDELEKLPAHNANKNLFEALESKGFSRRDFMKWSGMMTTALALPATFAPLTARAAEVANRLPVVWLHMAECTGCSESLLRSDAPSIDSLIFDYISLEYHETVMAASGWQAEHNLDSAIEKYAGEYILLVEGGIPKGSSEFYLTIGGHGRTGAEEARIASKHAKAIFAIGTCSSFGGIQAAYPNPTNAVPLSQITNRNVINVPGCPPSEKNIVGNVLHFILFGSLPTLDAYNRPTWAYGLRIHDLCERRGRFDAGQFVEHFGDENAQKGYCLYKVGCKGPYTFNNCSKLRFNQHTSWPIQAGHGCIGCSEPNFWDTMNPFEEPIGNKLFTTSFNGMGADKTADTIGAVVLGAAAVGIAAHAIISSTKEAK
- a CDS encoding nickel-dependent hydrogenase large subunit, whose product is MTKRIIVDPITRIEGHLRIEVIVDENNVITDAFSSSTLWRGIEVIVKNRDPRDAGFLVQRICGVCTYSHYKAGIVAVEDALGIKPPLNAILTRTLMNISLFLHDHAVHFYTLHGLDWCDITSALQADCAKAAKLAFKYTKNPICAGEADLKVVQDKVATFVKQGALGPFANAYWGSKAYRFNAEQNLIVLSHYLKLLEVQRTIAQMMAIFGAKNPHPQSLTVGGVTSIMDILDPSRLGEWLTKYKEVADFVNRAYWADIVMAAEAYKNEDSVLKGCGVKNFISFKEMQVGVEEFLFSSGIVRDGDLSKVYEIDESKITEEATHSWYADNEPLHPYDGKTNPQYTGFKDAQTIGPDGKPVDSKIVDESGKYSWIKSPRYDGTPMEVGPLASVVVGYASGNPYIVKVVNEFLSLTGLPKEALFSTLGRTAARAIECKVVADNGIKAFNALKDNIASGDKSTCAPYSIDKNKEYKGRFIGNVPRGMLSHWIRIKNGVVENYQAVVPSTWNAGPRDAKGQRGPYEMSLIGTQVKDITQPLEIIRHIHSFDPCIACAVHVMDTKGNELSQYKVEPSFARIR